From a region of the Gemmatimonadota bacterium genome:
- a CDS encoding ABC transporter permease, producing MYSIINIVGLSIGIACFTMLMLYVQHELGYDRHHDKSDRIYRLVSQIKDRTWASIAAPIAPGLASEFPEILYTRLWPWKHYTLKYRDQSHYEDIVFADASIFKVFSFSLLQGNINTALREPNTIVISKQMAIKYFGNTNPLGQTLVFETFQKNFKITGILKDILSNSHLKFDCLISFSTLESANKRAISRKNSHHFYTYLLLPENLKSEMLNVSLNLLAQSSYGDNSKLILQPLTDIHLHSNLENEIEPNSDILYIYILSSIAVLILLIACINFTNLTTAQSLNRTDEISLRKVVGASRTQLIKQFLGESILFAFLSVLLAWGIVYYFLPWIQLFATVEIGFNYHFWDIALFVICSVIGVGTMAGIYPAFYLSKFEPIRVVKKDSETGLRGIRFRQILIVFQ from the coding sequence ATGTATTCGATCATCAATATTGTGGGACTATCAATAGGTATCGCCTGTTTCACCATGCTCATGCTATATGTGCAGCACGAACTCGGCTATGATCGCCATCATGACAAATCGGACCGAATCTACAGGTTAGTCTCCCAGATTAAGGATAGAACTTGGGCATCTATCGCGGCTCCCATCGCACCGGGCTTGGCAAGTGAATTTCCCGAAATCCTTTATACGCGACTGTGGCCCTGGAAACATTACACCCTCAAGTATCGAGATCAAAGCCATTATGAAGACATTGTCTTTGCCGACGCTTCCATTTTTAAAGTATTCTCATTCTCGCTTCTTCAGGGCAATATAAACACAGCCTTACGGGAACCCAATACAATTGTCATATCAAAGCAAATGGCTATCAAGTATTTTGGAAACACAAACCCGCTCGGACAGACACTTGTTTTTGAAACCTTTCAAAAAAATTTCAAAATTACGGGAATCCTGAAAGATATACTCTCCAATTCTCACTTAAAATTCGACTGCTTAATTTCCTTCTCCACGCTTGAAAGCGCGAATAAGCGGGCAATATCCCGTAAAAATTCTCACCATTTCTACACCTACCTGTTACTCCCTGAAAATTTGAAATCAGAAATGCTTAATGTGTCATTGAACCTTTTAGCACAAAGTTCATATGGAGACAACTCAAAGCTTATCTTGCAGCCCTTAACGGATATTCATCTCCACTCAAATCTCGAAAACGAAATCGAACCCAATAGCGATATTCTGTATATCTATATACTATCCTCTATTGCCGTATTGATTCTGCTTATTGCCTGCATCAATTTCACAAATTTGACAACAGCACAATCTCTCAATCGAACAGACGAAATCAGTTTAAGAAAAGTCGTTGGAGCAAGCCGCACTCAGTTGATTAAACAATTCTTAGGGGAATCCATTTTATTTGCTTTCCTATCTGTCCTATTGGCCTGGGGAATAGTTTATTATTTTCTTCCCTGGATACAGCTATTTGCGACCGTAGAGATTGGCTTCAACTATCATTTTTGGGATATCGCCCTCTTCGTGATTTGTTCTGTAATAGGCGTCGGAACTATGGCGGGAATATATCCAGCCTTCTATCTATCTAAATTTGAACCCATCAGAGTTGTGAAAAAAGATTCAGAAACGGGATTAAGAGGAATACGATTCAGACAAATCCTCATCGTTTTTCAA
- a CDS encoding PcfJ domain-containing protein: MSNILLDKPDVESHLKTLGFDRVLAYKLWCYRNGLDTGLDKTAAQRRAEIDLLQREVEQRDPDVSPRHNAHRAKFIARIFKGELQNETVSDLLFRIRAIYNNLDGDPDAQQALGRLVLHVEKYGDLMRPARVCKRFGHTVVNTYIAALEQLARNHADWIRPVEDWRPDSWTHRQLGTKPVRQFYSLARHLLAQYDVPAFFDTAFLQGNTPQAQQEQAWFIHIGMGQNIRTAGVPMRITKRMAHLLMQERGYHHTIVQCLRKVQYAAYGGPGKSAWTLAHGPLGEKLKNEDFWETVVQFLANQAFLERSYINPIIDYIRNQKFTPQRIPQPDGTETEGPPPHPNFCMKGRSINKLLRQVDEWHQELTGLEDIELEIWDSSGFREFEHVALDPKLKRNIHWTVHELITSQQLYTEGRIMHHCAGSYAKRCAAGERSLWSLRALDLDAAEENQVQEHVLTIEVDNKKKSVVQNAGKFNLKPFGKKHLAKQRKTGNIYLHLLREAPTIMRLWMNREGLSHG; this comes from the coding sequence ATGTCAAATATTCTTCTCGATAAACCCGATGTCGAATCTCATCTTAAGACGCTCGGCTTCGACAGGGTGCTCGCTTATAAGCTCTGGTGTTACCGCAATGGGCTGGATACTGGTCTGGATAAAACCGCTGCTCAACGCAGGGCAGAAATTGATCTTTTGCAACGCGAGGTTGAGCAGCGCGATCCCGATGTTAGCCCGAGGCACAATGCCCACCGCGCCAAATTTATCGCCCGTATTTTTAAAGGCGAGCTTCAGAATGAGACAGTCTCTGATTTGCTCTTTCGCATTCGCGCGATTTACAATAATCTCGACGGTGATCCCGACGCGCAACAAGCACTGGGGCGCCTGGTTCTCCACGTTGAAAAATATGGCGATTTGATGCGGCCCGCGCGCGTCTGCAAGCGCTTTGGTCATACGGTTGTCAATACCTATATCGCCGCTCTTGAGCAACTCGCGCGCAATCACGCGGATTGGATTCGTCCCGTCGAGGATTGGCGACCAGATAGCTGGACACATCGGCAACTCGGAACCAAACCAGTGCGACAATTCTATAGCCTTGCGCGTCATCTTCTGGCCCAATACGATGTGCCCGCATTTTTTGATACGGCATTTCTGCAAGGCAATACACCACAGGCGCAACAGGAGCAAGCGTGGTTCATACACATTGGCATGGGGCAAAATATCCGCACAGCCGGTGTGCCTATGCGGATCACAAAGCGCATGGCGCATCTGCTCATGCAAGAGAGAGGCTACCACCACACCATTGTTCAGTGTCTTCGCAAAGTTCAATACGCAGCTTATGGCGGTCCAGGGAAATCTGCCTGGACTCTCGCGCACGGGCCTTTGGGTGAAAAACTCAAAAACGAAGATTTTTGGGAGACGGTTGTCCAATTTCTCGCCAATCAGGCTTTTCTCGAACGCAGCTATATCAATCCCATCATAGACTATATCCGCAATCAAAAATTTACGCCTCAGCGCATTCCACAACCCGATGGTACGGAGACCGAAGGGCCGCCGCCACATCCCAATTTTTGTATGAAGGGCCGCAGTATTAATAAGCTTCTCCGTCAGGTCGATGAGTGGCATCAAGAACTCACGGGTTTGGAAGATATCGAATTGGAAATCTGGGATTCCTCTGGATTCAGGGAGTTTGAACACGTTGCGCTGGATCCCAAGCTCAAACGCAATATTCATTGGACGGTTCACGAACTCATTACTTCGCAACAACTCTACACCGAGGGGCGCATTATGCATCACTGCGCGGGGTCTTATGCCAAACGCTGTGCGGCGGGTGAGAGATCTCTCTGGTCTTTGCGCGCGCTCGATCTCGACGCTGCCGAAGAGAATCAGGTGCAGGAACACGTGCTTACCATTGAGGTCGATAATAAGAAAAAATCCGTCGTTCAAAACGCTGGCAAATTCAATCTCAAACCTTTTGGCAAAAAGCATCTCGCCAAGCAACGCAAAACGGGGAATATTTACCTTCATCTCCTCCGCGAAGCGCCGACGATTATGCGCCTGTGGATGAACCGCGAAGGATTGTCTCATGGATAA